The following proteins come from a genomic window of Lachnoclostridium phytofermentans ISDg:
- a CDS encoding response regulator transcription factor has translation MKQKNILVVDDEPKILEVVASFLESQDYQVFQAENGAKAFEIFEKENISLIILDLMLPDITGEEICKKIRKTSRVPIIMLTAKVEENNLLEGLEIGADDYITKPFRLKELLARVKAVLRRTSEELVPLFNKISFDNDNLIIDFGKDLVLKNQSPVNLTPTEFNILSALIKYPGKVFTREELIEFALGSEFEGFDRAVDSHIKNLRQKIEDNPRTPKYVLTIHGKGYKFGGE, from the coding sequence ATGAAACAAAAGAATATTCTAGTTGTTGATGATGAGCCAAAGATTTTGGAGGTAGTTGCTTCTTTTTTGGAAAGTCAAGACTATCAGGTATTCCAGGCAGAAAACGGAGCAAAAGCATTTGAAATCTTCGAAAAAGAGAATATATCATTGATTATACTAGACCTAATGCTACCAGATATCACTGGAGAGGAGATATGTAAAAAAATCCGCAAAACATCCAGGGTCCCAATTATCATGCTTACCGCAAAAGTAGAAGAAAATAATCTCCTAGAAGGACTGGAAATTGGTGCAGATGATTATATAACAAAACCATTTCGTTTAAAAGAGCTATTAGCACGAGTGAAAGCTGTTCTTAGAAGAACGAGTGAAGAACTTGTTCCTCTCTTTAACAAAATTTCTTTTGATAACGATAATCTTATCATTGATTTTGGAAAGGATCTGGTTTTGAAAAATCAGAGTCCTGTGAATCTTACACCAACCGAATTTAATATTTTATCAGCCTTAATAAAATATCCTGGAAAAGTTTTTACCAGAGAAGAACTGATTGAATTTGCTCTAGGAAGTGAGTTTGAAGGGTTTGACCGGGCGGTGGACAGTCATATTAAGAATTTAAGACAAAAAATCGAAGATAATCCCCGTACCCCTAAATATGTATTAACCATTCATGGTAAAGGGTATAAATTTGGAGGTGAATAG
- a CDS encoding VOC family protein, producing MEFCWITINVRNMEESLHFYHEIIGLKIAERFKIGDETEIAMLGEVGGTKVELICNKDHIVQSTGLSIGFEVDSLEKAMELMRENNISIQRGPISPNPSVSFFFINDPNGLEVQIVQHSH from the coding sequence ATGGAATTTTGCTGGATTACAATTAATGTTAGAAACATGGAAGAGTCGCTTCATTTTTATCATGAGATTATTGGCCTTAAAATAGCAGAGCGGTTTAAGATAGGAGACGAAACAGAAATAGCAATGCTAGGAGAAGTCGGAGGTACTAAAGTTGAATTAATCTGCAATAAAGATCATATCGTACAGAGTACCGGCCTATCTATAGGGTTTGAAGTTGATTCACTAGAGAAAGCGATGGAACTAATGCGCGAAAATAATATATCAATTCAAAGAGGACCAATTTCACCGAATCCATCGGTTAGCTTTTTCTTTATCAATGATCCAAATGGTCTCGAAGTACAGATTGTTCAACATAGCCATTAA
- a CDS encoding urease accessory protein UreH domain-containing protein has translation MEPSIKEKEFKIGGMTCVSCENRIESQLNQNLGIKKAEVSYSNGTAQISYDSDIITIKEIIQIIEDSGYEVIEDSSTQKNSTNNTNKLLGAAVIILALYTINKRFGLFELFNFFPQAEEGMGYGMLFIIGLLTSVHCVAMCGGINLSQCIPQATKQRGQDGKLTSLRPSLLYNLGRVISYTVIGGIVGALGSVISFSGSFKGIVQIVAGVFMVIMGLNMLNIFPWLRKLNPRMPKIFARKIKTEKNSNSPFYVGLLNGLMPCGPLQAMQLYALSTGNPLKGALSMLLFSLGTVPLMFGLGVLSSVLSQKFTKKVMTAGAVLVVVLGASMFHSGLSLSGFAASPFGQSANSNVAKIQDGVQIVNTTLNPGRYEPITVQAGIPVKWIITAENGSINGCNNRIYIREYGIEKKFEIGENVIEFTPEKAGTYRYSCWMGMIRSTITVLEEGETAPPSGEEVQEDYNDSYYDSNLFDDTVQEKEPAGYQIPVDNVVIAEKNGDKQTVEINVTESGFSPALIIMESAVETEWNIHAESLNEGNKTLLFPFYETIIPLDEGDNRLYVLPITDFDFSTIDYNFFGFVKVVDDIDDIDLDAIKEQVRGYETYKWNYNEIGYGGGGGASCH, from the coding sequence TTGGAACCAAGTATTAAGGAAAAAGAGTTTAAGATAGGGGGGATGACCTGCGTAAGTTGTGAGAATAGAATCGAGAGTCAGTTAAACCAAAACTTAGGAATAAAAAAAGCAGAAGTCAGTTACAGCAATGGAACAGCGCAGATATCCTATGACAGCGATATTATTACAATCAAAGAGATTATACAAATTATAGAAGATTCGGGTTATGAGGTAATAGAAGATTCCAGCACTCAAAAAAACAGTACCAATAATACTAATAAATTATTAGGTGCAGCAGTCATTATACTAGCTCTTTATACCATTAATAAGAGATTTGGGTTATTTGAGCTTTTTAACTTCTTTCCACAAGCAGAGGAAGGTATGGGCTATGGAATGTTATTTATCATTGGGCTGTTAACCTCTGTACACTGCGTTGCAATGTGTGGTGGAATAAATCTCTCACAATGTATCCCACAAGCTACAAAACAAAGAGGACAAGATGGAAAGCTAACATCACTTAGACCAAGCTTACTGTATAATTTGGGAAGAGTAATCTCTTATACTGTAATCGGCGGTATTGTAGGAGCGCTTGGCTCCGTAATTAGTTTTTCCGGAAGTTTTAAAGGTATTGTTCAAATAGTGGCAGGGGTTTTTATGGTGATCATGGGATTAAATATGTTAAATATCTTTCCATGGCTTAGAAAATTAAACCCACGAATGCCAAAAATATTTGCTAGGAAAATAAAGACAGAAAAAAACAGTAATAGTCCATTCTATGTCGGCTTACTGAATGGTCTTATGCCATGCGGACCATTGCAGGCGATGCAGCTTTATGCTTTATCTACAGGTAATCCATTAAAAGGTGCTCTTTCCATGCTTTTATTCAGTTTGGGAACCGTCCCATTAATGTTTGGGTTAGGCGTATTGAGTTCTGTACTTAGCCAAAAATTTACGAAGAAAGTTATGACAGCTGGTGCAGTTTTGGTTGTTGTTCTCGGAGCCTCCATGTTTCATAGCGGACTTAGTTTATCAGGCTTTGCTGCATCACCATTTGGTCAGTCTGCTAATAGTAACGTAGCGAAAATTCAAGATGGTGTCCAGATAGTAAATACCACTCTAAATCCAGGTCGATACGAACCAATAACCGTTCAAGCTGGAATACCTGTGAAATGGATAATTACAGCTGAAAATGGAAGTATAAATGGATGTAACAATCGAATTTATATTCGAGAGTACGGTATTGAAAAGAAATTTGAAATTGGAGAAAATGTAATTGAGTTTACACCTGAGAAAGCAGGAACATATCGTTACAGCTGTTGGATGGGTATGATTCGAAGTACAATCACTGTACTAGAAGAAGGCGAAACAGCTCCGCCTTCTGGAGAAGAAGTACAGGAGGATTACAATGATTCTTATTATGATTCTAATCTTTTTGATGATACCGTTCAAGAAAAGGAACCAGCAGGATATCAGATTCCTGTAGACAATGTTGTAATTGCAGAGAAAAATGGTGATAAACAGACAGTAGAAATAAATGTAACGGAATCAGGATTCAGCCCAGCTTTAATCATTATGGAGTCTGCCGTTGAAACTGAATGGAATATCCATGCAGAATCTTTAAATGAAGGAAATAAAACACTGTTATTTCCGTTTTATGAAACAATCATACCTCTGGATGAGGGAGATAACCGCTTGTATGTCTTACCAATTACAGATTTTGATTTCTCCACTATAGATTATAATTTCTTTGGGTTTGTTAAAGTAGTGGATGATATCGATGATATCGATCTAGATGCCATAAAAGAACAAGTGCGAGGCTATGAAACTTACAAATGGAATTATAATGAGATAGGATATGGTGGAGGTGGGGGTGCTAGCTGCCATTAG
- a CDS encoding ABC transporter permease: MKQIIAFTKKEFIELIRTGKLYILLIIFVIFGIMNPAIAKLTPWMFEMLADTMKEQGIILNDITVTVMTSWEQYYKNMSMEFIVLVVMFCGILTSEYQKGTLINMLTKGLPRWKVILSKSFALFTSWSLCYWLSFGITYTYNAYFWDNSIAKHLIFSAMCSYLFGIWLLSLIMLCSAFLNSGSAVLLTTGVVYVITYLISLVPKLGDVLPLKLTSGMNILTGNSSIKDYNFAFALTIILILIGGIVTIFGFNRKRI; encoded by the coding sequence ATGAAGCAAATAATTGCATTTACTAAGAAAGAATTTATTGAGCTAATCCGCACTGGAAAATTATATATTCTACTCATTATTTTTGTTATCTTTGGTATTATGAATCCTGCAATTGCTAAACTTACTCCATGGATGTTTGAAATGCTTGCAGATACCATGAAAGAGCAGGGTATTATTTTGAATGACATCACTGTAACAGTGATGACCTCATGGGAACAATATTATAAAAATATGTCGATGGAATTTATTGTTCTTGTCGTTATGTTTTGTGGCATTTTAACATCAGAATATCAAAAAGGAACACTCATTAATATGCTGACCAAAGGGCTTCCTAGATGGAAAGTTATTTTATCAAAAAGCTTTGCTCTATTTACAAGCTGGAGTCTTTGCTATTGGTTAAGCTTTGGAATCACCTATACTTATAATGCATATTTCTGGGATAATAGCATTGCAAAACACTTAATATTTTCTGCAATGTGTTCTTACTTATTTGGTATATGGTTGTTATCATTAATCATGTTATGCTCTGCATTTTTAAATTCAGGTTCAGCAGTTTTGCTTACTACAGGTGTAGTCTATGTAATAACGTATCTAATAAGTTTGGTTCCAAAACTTGGTGATGTTTTACCACTAAAATTAACCTCAGGCATGAATATACTTACCGGGAATTCCTCTATAAAGGATTACAATTTTGCATTTGCATTGACGATTATTTTGATTCTTATTGGAGGTATTGTAACAATCTTCGGATTCAATCGTAAGAGGATTTAA
- a CDS encoding MFS transporter — translation MISILLVVIYVAFISLGLPDSILGSAWPSMYQDLHVSFSSAGMISMIIAGGTIVSSLVSDRMLRKFSTGIITTVSVAITAVALLGFSFSNSFWQLCLWSIPYGLGAGSVDAALNNFVALHYKSRHMSWLHCFWGVGATLGPYIMGLCLTNGLKWNSGYQTIGVIQIILVIFLFISLPLWKVKHIDKENEVVEAKGLNFRETVKLPGAKPILIAFFSYSALEATAGLWASSFMVLYKGIDAVTAAKWAALFYLGITVGRFLAGFVTGKLGNKKMIRLGQAIAFLGTIMMLLPLGNLGALFGLILIGLGCAPIYPSLLHETPDNFGADKSQSIMGMQMACAYIGTTIMAPLFGVIAEKISISVYPFYLMIFTVLMFVMVERVNKLHGR, via the coding sequence ATGATTTCAATTTTATTAGTTGTCATTTACGTTGCCTTTATTAGTTTGGGATTGCCAGATTCTATCTTAGGTTCAGCATGGCCATCGATGTATCAAGATTTACATGTATCATTTTCTAGTGCAGGTATGATTAGTATGATCATAGCGGGTGGAACTATTGTATCAAGCCTAGTTAGTGATAGGATGTTACGGAAATTTAGTACTGGTATTATAACAACAGTAAGCGTAGCAATAACAGCAGTAGCATTACTTGGTTTTTCCTTCTCCAATTCGTTCTGGCAATTATGCTTATGGAGTATCCCTTATGGCCTTGGTGCTGGTAGTGTTGATGCAGCTCTCAATAATTTTGTTGCGCTTCATTATAAATCACGCCATATGAGCTGGCTTCATTGTTTTTGGGGAGTGGGAGCAACTTTAGGCCCTTACATAATGGGACTTTGTTTGACCAATGGGCTAAAATGGAATTCCGGATACCAAACCATTGGTGTAATTCAAATAATCCTTGTTATCTTTCTTTTTATTTCCCTTCCTTTATGGAAAGTGAAGCACATTGATAAGGAAAATGAAGTAGTCGAAGCAAAAGGTCTCAATTTTAGAGAAACGGTAAAACTTCCAGGTGCCAAGCCTATTTTAATCGCATTTTTCTCTTATTCAGCATTAGAAGCTACAGCAGGGCTTTGGGCAAGCAGTTTTATGGTTCTCTATAAAGGAATCGATGCAGTAACCGCTGCAAAATGGGCAGCACTATTTTACCTAGGAATCACAGTAGGTAGGTTTCTAGCTGGTTTTGTAACTGGAAAGTTAGGGAATAAAAAGATGATACGTCTTGGACAAGCCATTGCATTTCTCGGAACAATCATGATGTTACTGCCACTTGGAAACCTAGGTGCTTTGTTTGGACTAATCTTAATCGGACTTGGTTGTGCACCTATTTACCCAAGCCTACTTCACGAAACACCAGATAATTTTGGAGCTGACAAATCCCAATCGATCATGGGAATGCAAATGGCATGTGCTTATATTGGTACCACAATTATGGCACCCTTATTTGGTGTTATAGCAGAAAAAATCAGTATAAGTGTCTACCCATTTTATTTAATGATATTTACTGTGTTAATGTTTGTAATGGTAGAACGTGTGAATAAGCTTCACGGGAGATAA
- a CDS encoding DUF2318 domain-containing protein: MSKLKKDNKKSKKINSTTIILTLALLLLVGFTVVNKLNNSNDKEKTSSSNKQGKTVLNDNGDLVITKSDISSKATFYPVEVDGTKLEVIAVEAPDGTIRTAFNTCQVCFSSGRGYYVQQNDLLICQNCGNRFKTSDVEVSRGGCNPVPIFDEEKTVNDDTIVISNDYLKEAKQIFANWKKGF, translated from the coding sequence ATGTCAAAATTAAAAAAAGATAACAAAAAAAGTAAAAAAATCAATTCCACAACAATCATTTTAACATTGGCTTTATTGCTATTGGTAGGATTTACAGTAGTAAATAAATTAAATAACTCAAACGATAAGGAGAAAACTTCCTCAAGTAATAAACAGGGGAAAACTGTACTTAATGATAATGGGGATCTTGTTATTACGAAAAGTGATATTTCATCAAAAGCAACTTTTTATCCAGTAGAGGTTGATGGAACAAAATTAGAAGTGATTGCTGTAGAAGCTCCTGACGGTACAATCCGAACAGCTTTTAACACATGTCAGGTTTGTTTTAGCTCCGGAAGGGGATATTATGTTCAACAAAATGATTTATTAATATGCCAAAATTGTGGTAATCGTTTTAAAACCAGTGATGTAGAAGTTTCTAGAGGTGGCTGTAATCCAGTGCCTATTTTCGATGAAGAAAAAACTGTAAATGACGATACGATAGTTATCTCTAATGATTATCTAAAAGAAGCGAAACAAATCTTTGCAAACTGGAAAAAAGGATTTTAG
- a CDS encoding transglutaminase domain-containing protein: protein MKKKIALLLCFVFIIQLQFVGCKKAPDADVSQLKDNEITNGLVENLDPGKKEDEKKEESTILTVNDLKNNYTTSETYEEPMYGLKKEEVISCPVQFTPPEGAELTEYANVYLDSNLTIPAGTEVSYDSNTQKINLTPPRKPVYQPVTKMFSIVKNEGWGYANTYYLAYFYDLKTGEKLEKPQITIFTIERELKSPFLKYEIKDGNIRYYWDEIPGAVEYVLSFVKKEETQFDFLSFKKVADLEYIDKDILEMGVHKLINFKYRLNDDNDLNLYYVTVMAIDKDGNASNASNMISIDSFRNQLPFRALSLTEEGVSSIADQINLLGNRRLVEMCDGSTVLYTVTYDIEHARITQLSDIVFNLEGEDRTLLALDSYIDGTDLKLISLVKNFDEATMESELKLLYEQTQASKGNAGVMNTPEFTLIEEDDTKESSVVSPTEDEIIVKNDNFPVFASSALTEYLARHMLLNEEIISLKDFKEASDIDLLWDSLYEAIYQNPLILGVSSFQYNRFSKTLMIEYEQDRAEQEKKQEEIKKEVIRVVNEIITPQMTDIEKEFAINQYLCDIAEYDTAALDNAMENNFIPDSSFRDSFTPYGVLINKRGVCASYAAAFKLLAEQAGLNCLVITGNLNGNLPHAWNRVLVDNEWKTVDSTNNDNEELFNALLNLPDSVAAKVLVEDDRYISNQKYGDFTSVKEDAEYYRVSNQYFSKSTIADSLAKELLATGTVTLRTDYDLSDEEFNDIVLSVIETAKLENKLDKLYGGYWLGVIYLSINN, encoded by the coding sequence ATGAAGAAAAAAATAGCCCTATTGCTTTGTTTTGTTTTCATAATACAACTGCAATTTGTAGGTTGTAAAAAAGCACCTGACGCAGATGTAAGTCAATTAAAAGATAATGAAATCACAAATGGATTAGTTGAAAACTTAGATCCAGGTAAGAAAGAAGACGAGAAAAAAGAAGAAAGTACTATCCTCACTGTAAATGATTTAAAGAATAATTATACTACCTCCGAGACCTATGAAGAGCCGATGTATGGACTGAAAAAAGAAGAAGTTATCTCTTGCCCTGTTCAATTTACTCCGCCAGAAGGTGCCGAACTTACGGAATATGCCAATGTATATTTAGATTCTAATTTAACGATCCCAGCCGGAACGGAAGTCTCCTATGATAGTAACACACAAAAAATAAATTTAACACCTCCTAGAAAACCTGTTTATCAGCCTGTAACTAAGATGTTTTCTATCGTTAAAAATGAAGGTTGGGGCTATGCCAATACATATTATCTAGCTTATTTCTATGATTTAAAAACAGGAGAAAAACTAGAAAAACCGCAAATCACTATTTTCACCATAGAAAGAGAATTAAAGTCACCATTTCTTAAATATGAGATAAAAGATGGAAACATTCGATATTACTGGGATGAGATTCCAGGAGCAGTTGAATATGTTCTTAGCTTTGTTAAGAAAGAGGAAACCCAGTTTGATTTTCTTTCCTTTAAAAAAGTAGCAGATTTAGAATATATCGATAAAGATATTTTGGAAATGGGAGTCCATAAATTAATTAACTTCAAATATAGATTAAATGACGACAATGATCTTAACCTCTACTATGTAACGGTTATGGCAATTGATAAAGATGGTAACGCCTCCAATGCGAGCAATATGATTTCCATTGATTCCTTTCGCAATCAGCTACCGTTTCGAGCACTTAGCCTAACAGAAGAAGGGGTTAGCTCTATAGCGGATCAAATTAATTTACTAGGAAACAGACGTCTTGTAGAAATGTGCGACGGCAGCACGGTCCTTTATACCGTTACTTATGATATTGAGCACGCAAGAATTACACAATTGTCTGATATTGTGTTTAACCTAGAAGGGGAAGACAGAACATTATTAGCACTGGACTCTTATATCGATGGAACGGATTTAAAATTAATTTCCTTAGTTAAGAATTTTGATGAAGCTACAATGGAATCTGAATTGAAGTTACTCTATGAGCAAACACAAGCCTCAAAAGGTAATGCCGGTGTCATGAATACACCAGAGTTTACTTTAATAGAAGAAGACGACACTAAGGAATCTTCAGTAGTTTCCCCAACCGAAGACGAAATTATAGTGAAAAATGATAACTTTCCTGTATTTGCTTCTAGTGCCTTAACAGAATACCTTGCTAGACACATGCTATTAAATGAAGAAATAATCAGCTTAAAAGACTTCAAAGAAGCATCGGATATTGATTTATTATGGGATTCTTTGTACGAAGCAATCTATCAAAATCCTTTGATCCTAGGTGTAAGCAGTTTTCAATATAATCGTTTCAGTAAAACATTGATGATTGAATATGAACAAGACAGGGCAGAACAGGAAAAGAAGCAAGAAGAGATTAAAAAGGAAGTAATCAGAGTTGTTAATGAGATTATTACCCCACAGATGACAGATATTGAGAAAGAATTCGCGATCAATCAATATTTATGTGATATTGCAGAATACGATACTGCGGCTTTAGATAATGCGATGGAAAATAACTTTATACCGGATTCTTCTTTCCGTGATTCCTTTACACCGTACGGAGTACTGATTAATAAAAGAGGCGTTTGCGCAAGTTATGCTGCTGCATTTAAGTTATTAGCAGAACAAGCGGGACTTAATTGTCTTGTTATAACAGGCAATTTAAATGGTAATCTACCGCATGCCTGGAATCGAGTATTAGTAGATAACGAGTGGAAAACTGTGGATTCCACAAATAATGATAATGAAGAATTATTTAACGCTTTATTAAATCTACCGGATTCGGTTGCAGCAAAGGTGTTAGTCGAGGATGATCGCTACATCTCAAATCAAAAATATGGAGATTTCACCTCCGTGAAGGAAGATGCAGAATACTATAGGGTAAGTAACCAATATTTTAGTAAAAGTACGATTGCAGACAGCCTTGCAAAAGAACTATTAGCAACTGGTACTGTAACCCTTCGAACAGATTATGATTTATCCGACGAGGAATTTAATGATATTGTTCTTTCAGTGATTGAGACCGCAAAATTAGAAAACAAACTAGATAAATTATATGGTGGTTACTGGCTTGGTGTTATCTATTTGTCTATTAATAACTAA
- a CDS encoding ABC transporter ATP-binding protein encodes MDILTLSHVTKRFGSHKVIDDLSFSVPENTIYGFIGENGAGKTTTMKMILGLYQVEDGVIQVNGEKVTYGQTNTNRFIGYLPDVPEFYGYMTPTEYLRLCGEITGIPEKQLKSRTNELLELVGLEKANKRIQGFSRGMKQRLGIAQALLNKPKLLICDEPTSALDPIGRKEIIDILQSVKNQTTVVFSTHILSDVERICDEIGLLHNGKLALHGNMNDIRKLRRRDGYEIEFYREEDARNFSELYDGGILISKMQLLYKERNEEDMLKAMKVLYENNIHPQKIEMREATLESLFMEVVKK; translated from the coding sequence ATGGATATATTAACATTGTCACATGTAACTAAACGTTTTGGCTCTCATAAAGTAATTGATGACCTGTCATTTTCGGTACCAGAGAATACAATCTATGGCTTTATTGGAGAAAATGGTGCTGGAAAAACTACCACAATGAAGATGATTCTTGGTCTATACCAGGTAGAGGATGGTGTCATACAGGTAAATGGAGAGAAGGTTACTTACGGTCAAACAAATACCAACCGTTTCATTGGATATCTTCCAGATGTTCCAGAATTCTACGGGTATATGACTCCTACTGAATATCTTAGGCTATGTGGGGAGATTACTGGTATCCCAGAGAAGCAACTAAAGAGTAGAACGAATGAATTACTTGAACTTGTCGGACTTGAAAAAGCAAATAAGAGAATACAAGGTTTTTCAAGAGGAATGAAACAACGTCTTGGAATTGCACAGGCACTCTTAAATAAGCCAAAACTCTTGATTTGTGATGAGCCTACCTCCGCACTAGATCCGATTGGTAGAAAAGAAATTATTGATATCCTGCAGTCAGTAAAAAATCAGACTACAGTTGTCTTCTCCACACATATTTTATCTGATGTAGAAAGAATTTGTGATGAAATAGGTTTACTTCATAATGGTAAACTTGCATTACATGGAAATATGAATGATATCCGTAAATTACGAAGAAGAGACGGATATGAAATAGAATTCTATAGAGAGGAAGATGCTAGAAATTTCTCCGAACTCTATGATGGCGGGATACTAATTAGTAAAATGCAACTTTTATATAAAGAAAGAAACGAAGAGGATATGTTAAAAGCAATGAAGGTTCTTTATGAGAATAACATCCATCCACAAAAAATTGAGATGCGGGAAGCGACCTTGGAATCTCTATTTATGGAGGTGGTTAAAAAATGA
- a CDS encoding sensor histidine kinase: MKKKSLKTQLSLAIALVVLITVALISVLSNIFINKKFKDYIAQQQKQQTEDLVSSLSQQYNKWTRTWNTDFIHTIGMYALYDGFIIKVYENDGASVWDAELHDMSLCTQVMADISKRMQKKYPRMNGEFTTKEYKLKQGKDEVGMVSISYYGPYFLSENDFKFLSALNTILVSIGSVSLLFAVYIGWMLARKISGPITKTVKMTTEIAEGNYEIRFSEHTGTKELDALVSSINNLASSLEKQEGIRKQLTSDVSHELRTPLTTIGTHIEAMIEGVWEPTTERLKSCYEEINRITNLVKDLEQLAKVENDNLKLNITSVNILEVIDTIKDNFETEIYNKSLDVSVIGTASTILVDKERISQVIINLLSNAIKYTPDFGKIVISLEDYETNLVIQMKDNGIGIPEEELPFIFERFYRADKSRNRRTGGAGIGLAIVKSVVHSHGGKVEVSSKLETGTVFRVILPRK; encoded by the coding sequence GTGAAAAAAAAGAGTCTAAAGACGCAACTTTCACTGGCCATTGCTTTAGTTGTTTTAATAACAGTAGCTCTAATAAGCGTATTATCCAATATATTTATAAATAAAAAATTTAAAGACTATATAGCACAGCAGCAAAAACAGCAAACAGAAGATCTAGTATCAAGTCTTAGTCAACAATACAATAAGTGGACTAGGACTTGGAATACAGACTTTATTCATACGATAGGAATGTATGCCTTATACGATGGTTTTATCATCAAGGTTTATGAAAACGATGGTGCTTCTGTATGGGATGCTGAACTGCACGATATGTCCTTGTGTACACAGGTTATGGCAGATATATCAAAACGAATGCAAAAAAAATATCCAAGAATGAATGGCGAATTTACTACAAAAGAATATAAGTTAAAGCAGGGAAAGGATGAGGTCGGAATGGTATCTATCAGTTACTATGGACCTTATTTTCTTAGTGAAAATGACTTCAAGTTTTTAAGCGCTTTAAATACTATTCTTGTAAGCATTGGTTCAGTTTCTTTATTATTTGCTGTTTACATTGGATGGATGTTGGCAAGAAAAATTAGTGGGCCTATTACCAAAACGGTGAAAATGACTACAGAAATTGCTGAAGGTAATTATGAGATACGTTTTTCAGAACATACAGGCACAAAAGAGCTGGATGCATTAGTTTCCTCAATCAATAATTTAGCCAGTTCCTTAGAAAAACAAGAAGGTATAAGAAAACAGTTAACTTCTGATGTTTCTCATGAACTTCGTACACCATTGACTACAATTGGAACACATATAGAGGCCATGATAGAAGGTGTATGGGAACCAACAACGGAGCGATTAAAAAGTTGCTATGAAGAAATCAATCGTATAACAAATCTGGTGAAAGATTTGGAGCAACTTGCAAAAGTAGAAAATGATAATTTGAAGCTAAACATTACTTCCGTTAATATATTAGAGGTTATTGATACAATAAAAGATAACTTTGAAACAGAGATCTATAATAAGAGTTTGGATGTGTCAGTAATCGGGACTGCTAGTACTATACTAGTAGATAAAGAACGAATAAGTCAGGTAATTATAAATCTGTTATCAAATGCTATTAAATATACTCCGGACTTTGGTAAAATAGTAATCTCTTTAGAAGACTATGAAACAAATCTCGTTATCCAGATGAAGGATAATGGAATTGGAATACCAGAAGAAGAGTTACCATTTATTTTTGAACGTTTTTATAGAGCAGATAAATCAAGAAATAGAAGAACCGGGGGAGCAGGAATAGGTTTAGCCATAGTAAAATCTGTTGTTCACTCTCATGGTGGAAAGGTAGAAGTATCAAGTAAGTTAGAGACAGGAACTGTTTTCCGAGTTATATTGCCAAGAAAGTAG
- a CDS encoding rubredoxin-like domain-containing protein produces the protein MNKLFKCTVCGYIYEGENAPDVCPKCLQGADKFVELNEEDANKVYRSDKSNSIHMQIIRLAEKIAKLSQAGIEDNLDPMCVAAFTKAKDEAWTIKQRSKAELAGHMSKGKW, from the coding sequence ATGAATAAATTATTTAAATGTACCGTTTGCGGTTATATCTATGAAGGAGAGAATGCTCCAGATGTATGTCCAAAATGTCTTCAGGGAGCTGACAAATTTGTTGAATTAAACGAAGAAGATGCTAACAAAGTGTATCGTTCAGATAAGTCAAACTCAATCCATATGCAGATTATTCGTTTAGCTGAGAAAATTGCAAAATTAAGTCAAGCTGGAATCGAAGATAATCTTGATCCAATGTGCGTAGCTGCTTTTACAAAGGCTAAGGACGAAGCTTGGACAATTAAACAAAGATCTAAAGCTGAGCTAGCTGGACATATGAGCAAGGGTAAATGGTAA
- a CDS encoding PLDc N-terminal domain-containing protein, with amino-acid sequence MLKDILPFLIPLIIAELILLFISIRHILTHDNYKRGNRILWIIIVVVGMEFIGPILYFLLGKEDA; translated from the coding sequence ATGTTAAAAGATATTTTACCATTTTTAATACCATTAATTATTGCAGAACTAATTTTATTATTTATCAGTATTCGACACATTCTAACACACGACAATTATAAGAGGGGAAATCGTATCTTATGGATCATTATTGTCGTAGTAGGAATGGAATTTATCGGTCCAATTCTTTATTTCTTATTAGGAAAAGAGGATGCATAA